Proteins co-encoded in one Papaver somniferum cultivar HN1 chromosome 5, ASM357369v1, whole genome shotgun sequence genomic window:
- the LOC113280149 gene encoding 20 kDa chaperonin, chloroplastic-like, whose product MGFIAAVGRHKPLGDRVLVVTKTAEQKTIGGIQSPSTAQTKPQGSELLAIEKGKTIGKAQVDVSVKTGAQIIYSKYAGTEVDLNGVIHLLLNDDGIVGILEIEDVKDFKPLSERVLINVEEAEKETAGGLLLTEDSKEKPSIGTSAS is encoded by the exons CCGTTGGTAGACACAAGCCCTTGGGAGACAGGGTGCTTGTTGTAACCAAGACAGCAGAGCAGAAGACCATAGGTGGTATTCAGTCGCCTTCTACCGCTCAGACTAAGCCACAAGGAAGTGAGCTCCTTGCTATTGAGAAGGGTAAGACCATCGGAAAGGCCCAAGTCGATGTTAGTGTGAAG ACTGGTGCTCAAATCATTTACTCCAAATATGCCGGAACTGAAGTGGACTTGAATGGAGTAATCCATCTTTTATTGAATGACGATGGCATTGTTGGTATTCTCGAGATCGAAGATGTCAAGGATTTTAAGCCCCTGAGCGAACGCGTGTTAATTAAC GTTGAGGAGGCCGAGAAGGAAACTGCTGGTGGGTTACTTCTAACAGAGGATAGCAAGGAGAAGCCCTCCATTGGAACG AGTGCTTCATAG
- the LOC113280151 gene encoding F-box/LRR-repeat protein 12-like, with protein MSLSSSDTDINKGLDLPDDCLSHIHKRLKSGTDHSSFGLVCHRWLDIQRNNHVSLWDIDDSECSLRRSSNISPESFSIILSKLLTRFQPLKSFSLCGLPDITDYVTSQSQLFGSKFRFLCLRYWSKYTDKKMSLIFSSFPHLASVGMKGSNITNKGLEIMEKCCAILETIDLSSCQMITDKGLEVLAKSCASLNKIDLGSCQQITDSGIRFLIQNCLELHSIRISYYGSVTGIGFLGCQKTLSNVYAVDVPKLTTEGIKAISGGSRLQRLCLSGNPVNTEAVFNNFKRLSSIKGTAANIFSRDTAKDGKLLACIAET; from the exons ATGAGTTTATCATCCAGTGACACTGACATCAACAAAGGGTTGG ATCTCCCAGATGACTGTCTAAGCCATATACATAAGAGACTAAAATCCGGTACTGACCATAGTTCGTTTGGTTTGGTTTGTCATCGCTGGCTCGATATTCAGAGAAACAATCATGTGTCGTTATGGGATATCGATGATTCTGAATGTAGTTTACGTAGATCATCAAATATTAGTCCCGAAAGCTTTTCCATAATCCTTAGCAAATTGTTGACTCGATTCCAACCCCTCAAAAGCTTCTCCCTATGCGGTTTGCCTGACATAACAGATTATGTTACATCACAGTCACAACTCTTTGGATCAAAATTTCGATTTCTGTGCTTAAGATATTGGTCTAAGTATACAGATAAGAAGATGTCTTTGATATTTTCTTCATTCCCTCACTTGGCATCAGTAGGTATGAAGGGTTCTAACATTACCAATAAAGGTTTAGAAATCATGGAAAAGTGTTGTGCAATCTTAGAGACAATTGACCTCAGCAGCTGTCAGATGATTACTGACAAAGGTTTAGAGGTTTTGGCAAAAAGTTGTGCATCATTAAACAAAATCGACCTTGGAAGCTGTCAACAGATTACTGATTCAGGAATAAGGTTTCTCATACAAAACTGTTTGGAACTCCATTCAATTAGAATTTCATATTACGGCAGTGTAACAGGTATTGGCTTTCTTGGGTGTCAAAAAACCTTGTCTAATGTTTATGCAGTGGACGTGCCTAAACTTACAACCGAGGGGATTAAAGCAATTTCGGGTGGAAGCAGACTTCAACGTCTGTGTCTATCTGGAAATCCAGTTAATACTGAAGCAGTCTTTAACAATTTCAAAAGGTTGTCCTCTATTAAAGGTACTGCAGCTAACATCTTTTCAAGAGATACAGCAAAGGACGGAAAGCTATTGGCCTGTATTGCAGAAACTTGA